The following are from one region of the Gallus gallus isolate bGalGal1 chromosome 37, bGalGal1.mat.broiler.GRCg7b, whole genome shotgun sequence genome:
- the LOC121108158 gene encoding uncharacterized protein LOC121108158 isoform X1 gives MSQQGDDRGSNCCRVSGKKWRGAVPRGWEQQPAGCQRSNRALQRTEGRNRDGRSFLPYRRMDPARPWSGAGQGGKRKASAERGAEPNGKIYAKAVQEVLLERAHLQAGGLPTTAGPNTGGRPSPAVCPRSVSKSLAGCKRKGLEEAKPTAAQLPANKRVRGPSGDSVPAPAAHPGPAAARSSKLRARRRQEKERRGESMKAALRAAAARAEASAVNSLVEMMQKLQLKD, from the exons ATGTCTCAGCAAGGAGACGACCGCGGTTCCAATTGCTGCCGTGTGAGTGGCAAG aagtggCGCGGTGCGGTTCCCCgcggttgggagcagcagccagcaggctgccagagatccAACCGCGCCTTGCAGCGCACAGAGGGACGCAACAGGGACGGACGGTCCTTCCTGCCATACAGAA GGATGGATCCTGCGCgtccatggagtggtgctgggcaagGGGGGAAACGGAAAGCCTCCGCAG AGAGAGGTGCCGAGCCCAACGGAAAGATCTACGCAAAAGCGGTGCAGGAAGTCCTTCTGGAGagagctcatctccaggctggaggGCTTCCTACAACAGCAGGTCCCAACACAGGGGGAAGACCTTCCCCTGCCGTGTGCCCCCGCTCTGTCTCCAAGTCCTTGGCTGGATGTAAACGCAAAGGCTTGGAAGAAGCGAAGCCAACAGCAGCGCAGCTGCCTGCTAACAAAAGAGTGAGGGGGCCGAGCGGAGACAGcgtgccagctccagcagcacaccctgggcctgctgcagcgCGGAGCTCCAAGCTAAGAg CGAGAAGACgccaagagaaagagaggagaggggaatcgatgaaggctgccctcagagctgccgCTGCACGTGCAGAG GCCTCCGCAGTGAACAGCcttgtggagatgatgcagaagctgcagctgaaggactga